One Maribacter cobaltidurans genomic window carries:
- the frr gene encoding ribosome recycling factor: MNEEIQFVLDSAKESMDAAIAHLERAFLKIRAGKASPAMLSSVLVEYYGSQTPLSQVANINTPDGRTISVQPWEKGMLAEIEKAIMNANLGFNPMNNGDLIIINVPPLTEERRIQLTKQAKAEAEHAKVGVRSARQDANKEIKDLDVSEDLEKNAVADVQDLTDKYVKKIDDFLIAKEAEIMKV, encoded by the coding sequence ATGAACGAAGAAATACAATTTGTCTTAGACTCGGCCAAAGAAAGTATGGATGCCGCAATAGCCCATTTGGAAAGGGCCTTCCTTAAAATACGAGCTGGAAAGGCAAGCCCGGCTATGCTATCCTCCGTATTGGTGGAGTATTATGGATCACAAACACCTCTATCCCAGGTTGCCAATATCAACACTCCCGATGGTAGAACAATTTCCGTACAACCTTGGGAAAAAGGAATGCTTGCTGAAATAGAAAAGGCTATCATGAACGCAAATTTAGGTTTCAACCCTATGAACAATGGTGATTTGATAATCATAAATGTACCACCATTGACCGAAGAGCGTAGGATTCAATTGACTAAGCAAGCCAAGGCGGAAGCAGAACATGCCAAGGTAGGTGTTAGGAGCGCCCGACAGGATGCCAATAAGGAAATCAAGGATTTGGATGTATCTGAGGATTTGGAAAAGAATGCCGTTGCAGACGTACAAGATCTTACAGATAAATATGTAAAGAAAATAGACGATTTCCTTATCGCAAAGGAAGCCGAAATCATGAAAGTGTAA